One Tripterygium wilfordii isolate XIE 37 chromosome 10, ASM1340144v1, whole genome shotgun sequence DNA segment encodes these proteins:
- the LOC120006956 gene encoding 60S acidic ribosomal protein P3-2-like, whose protein sequence is MGVFTFVCRSSGDEWTGKQLSGDLEASAPSTYDLQRKLVQTALSVDSSGGVSTSFSIITPSSGVFQVVVGGGAVGGAVAAAAAPGGGSAPAAEEKKEEEKKPEKEESEDEDMGFSLFD, encoded by the exons atggGAGtgttcacgtttgtgtgcagaAGTTCAGGGGACGAGTGGACGGGGAAGCAGCTCTCTGGGGACCTCGAGGCCTCGGCTCCCTCCACCTACGATCTACAAAGGAAGCTCGTCCAGACTGCCCTTTCCGTTGACTCCTCCGGCGGTGTCAGTACCTCTTTCTCAATAATCACTCCTTCCTCTGGCGTCTTCCAG GTTGTTGTTGGCGGCGGTGCTGTTGGTGGTGCAGTGGCTGCAGCAGCGGCTCCAGGAGGTGGCTCAGCTCCTGCTGCTgaagagaagaaggaagaggagaagaagCCTGAAAAGGAGGAGAGCGAGGACGAAGATATGGGATTCTCTTTGTTTGATTAG
- the LOC120007770 gene encoding dihydroneopterin aldolase 1-like, protein MEDVETLRGDKLILRGLQFHGYHGVKVEERKLGQKFLIDIDAWMDLRAAGKSDNLSDTISYTDIYRIAKDVVEGPAQNLLESVAELIASNTLAKHSQISAVRVKVGKPHVAVHGPVDYLGVEILRHRSIDAQN, encoded by the exons ATGGAAGATGTGGAGACATTGAGGGGAGACAAACTCATATTGAGGGGATTGCAGTTCCATGGCTATCATGGAGTTAAGGTTGAGGAAAGAAAGCTGGGTCAGAAGTTCTTAATAGATATTGATGCTTGGATGGATCTTCGTGCTGCTGGAAAATCTGACAACTTGTCAGATACTATTAGTTACACTGATATATACCG CATCGCGAAAGATGTGGTCGAAGGACCGGCTCAGAATCTTCTCGAGTCAGTGGCTGAACTCATTGCATCTAACACTCTGGCGAAGCATTCCCAGATATCTGCTGTTCGTGTGAAAGTCGGGAAGCCTCATGTTGCCGTTCATGGTCCTGTGGACTACCTGGGAGTCGAAATACTCAGACACAGGAGTATAGATGCTCAAAACTGA